In Drosophila simulans strain w501 chromosome 3R, Prin_Dsim_3.1, whole genome shotgun sequence, a single window of DNA contains:
- the LOC6730099 gene encoding protein phosphatase PTC7 homolog fig produces MITRLKNWPCLLKRFSIQQIHQFTHLSGRLERAPQSGKSSRDPYLVTVVQGRSKKPRFPGERSNQRFGEDSWFVSSTPLAEVMGVADGVGGWRDLGVDAGRFAKELMSCCSGQTQLSDFDGRSPRNLLIAGFQELSHREQPVVGSSTACLATMHRKDCTLYTANLGDSGFLVVRNGRVLHRSVEQTHDFNTPYQLTVPPEDRKESYYCDKPEMAVSTRHSLLPGDLVLLATDGLFDNMPESTLLSILNGLKERGERDLLEGASRVVEKARELSLNASFQSPFAIKARQHNVSYSGGGKPDDITLILSSVEVPSV; encoded by the coding sequence ATGATCACCCGTTTGAAGAACTGGCCGTGCCTGCTGAAACGCTTCTCGATCCAGCAGATCCACCAGTTCACCCACCTGTCCGGCCGCTTGGAGCGTGCGCCTCAATCCGGTAAATCCTCGCGGGATCCCTACCTCGTCACTGTGGTGCAGGGAAGATCGAAGAAGCCGCGATTTCCGGGAGAGCGGTCCAATCAGCGTTTCGGCGAGGACAGCTGGTTCGTCAGCTCCACGCCCCTGGCCGAGGTGATGGGCGTGGCCGACGGCGTGGGCGGCTGGCGGGACCTGGGCGTGGATGCGGGTCGTTTCGCCAAGGAGCTGATGAGCTGCTGTTCCGGGCAGACGCAGCTATCGGACTTCGATGGACGCAGTCCCCGGAACTTGCTCATCGCCGGCTTCCAGGAGCTGTCCCACCGGGAGCAGCCTGTGGTGGGAAGCAGCACTGCCTGCCTGGCGACGATGCATCGGAAGGACTGCACCCTGTACACCGCCAATCTGGGCGACAGCGGCTTCTTGGTGGTGCGAAATGGACGGGTGCTGCACCGCTCGGTGGAGCAAACCCACGACTTCAACACGCCCTATCAGCTGACAGTGCCGCCGGAGGATCGGAAGGAGAGCTACTACTGCGACAAGCCGGAAATGGCCGTGTCCACGAGGCACTCCCTACTACCCGGCGACCTGGTGCTCCTGGCCACCGATGGCTTGTTCGACAACATGCCCGAGAGCACGTTGCTCAGTATATTGAATGGCCTAAAGGAGCGTGGAGAGCGCGATCTCCTGGAGGGCGCCAGCCGGGTGGTGGAGAAGGCCAGGGAACTGTCCTTGAATGCCAGTTTCCAGTCGCCATTCGCCATCAAGGCCAGGCAGCACAATGTTTCCTACTCCGGCGGCGGGAAACCCGATGACATCACCCTAATCCTGTCCAGCGTCGAGGTGCCAAGTGTCTag